In Tistrella mobilis, the genomic window TGGCTGGGCCACGACGTCTCGGACGAAATCGGCGCCCTGCTCGGCGCCATGCGTGCCCGCGACGGCGACGAGTTCCGCGCCGCCTTCGCCGGCCGCTATGCGGTCTCGGCGCAGAACATGTTGTGGGCAGATACCGAGGGCCATGTCGGCCAGGTCCTGGCTGCCCGGCTGCCGGTCCGGCCCGACGGCGTTCCCCAGGATCTGGTCGCCCGTGCCGGCGACCCCGGCCGCGACTGGGCGCGGTTCGTCGATGCCGGCAACCTGCCGGCGGCCCGTAACCCCGCGGCCGGTTTTCTGGCCAGCGCCAACAACCGGCCGACCGATACCGACCGGCTGGTCCCGATCGGGCTGTTCTTCTCGGCCGATGAACGGGTGCGACGCCTGCAGAATGTGGTGCGCGACACTGCGCCGGTGTCCGTCGACGACCTGAAGCAGCTGCAGCAGGACGTGACCTCGGATTTTGCCGAAGGACTGGCGGCGATGCTGGCCGCGGCCGCGCGTGATGCCGGTGTCGCCGGCAGTCACCGCAGCCTGGAGCTGATCACCGGCTGGGACGGCGCCTATGCCGCCGATGCCGCGGCACCGGTCGCCTTCGAAGTGCTGCTCTCACGCGTGGCGGCGGGGGTCTATGGCGGGGGCGAAGCGACCGACGGCCGCTTTGCCTTCGCCTCCAGCTGGACCCAGCTCAACCGCTATCTGGCGGCCGACCTCGCCCGCCTGCCCGAAGCCGAACGCCGCCGGATCCTGGAAGACAGCCTCGCCGCCGCCGATGCGGCCCTCGACGACTATCCCGCCTGGGGCGATATGCACCGGCTGCGCCTGTCGCATCTGCTGGGCCAGGCGCCGGTGATCGGCGGCTTCTTCACCTATGGCGACTGGCCGGTCGGCGGATCGCGCGAGACACCGATGAAGACCGCCCATGATCTGGTGGAAGAACTGCATGCCGCCCGCTATGGCGCCCAGTCGCGCCATGTCTCGGATATGGGCGATCCCGATGCCAACTGGTTCGTGCTGCTGGGCGGCCAGGACGGCTGGCTCGGCTCCAGCACCTTCGCCGATCAGGTGCCGCTCTGGCGCGGGGGCGACTATCTGAAACTGCCGCTGACCCCGCCCGCCGTGGCCGAACGCTTCCCGCGGCGGCTGGACCTCACCCCCGATCAGAGTTGATCGGTAATAACCAGTCTGGCCGCGATCAGCGTTTCGCCAGGTAGCCAGGCTCCCACGGCGCTGGCCGCCTGAGCAATTCGGCCATGTCGGCAACCGGCTCGGCCGGACGGGACAGCGCGGCCAAAAAGTCGGCAAGAGAATCCGGCGTCATGCCGATCATCCCCCGGTCCAGGGCCGAATCCTGGGTCACGAGCGGACTCGCGCGCATCAAGAAGTCCTTATGGTCGTGGGCGTTCATGGTCGCCTCCTTCCTGCCGAAGGATGCCCCTCCGTCTCGCTGAACGCAATACGGGCAGGCTGCCGAAGCCGCCTGCCCGCAGCCATGATCGAACCTGCCTTCACCACCCGACCGGCGCGATCGCGATCGCCGGCATCAGGCTGATCAGCAGGATCACCAGCAGCATCAACATGGCGAAGGGCAAGGCGCCGGCGAAGACGTCGCCCAGCGTGATGCGCGGGTCATCGAGCGTCGAGCGGATCACGAAGACCGAGAGGCCGAGAGGTGGGGTCAGCAGCCCGATTTCGACCGCAATCACCGTCACCACGCCGAACCAGATGAGATCCATGCCGAACCCGTCGACCACCGGCAGGGCCAGCGGCACCAGGATCAGCAGGATCGAGCTGGAATCGAGGATGGTGCCGAGCAGAACGGCGATGGCGACATAGACCACCAGGAAGCCCACCGGGCCGAGGCCGGCATCGGCGAAGAGCGCGCCCATCGCTTCGGGCACGCCGGTCAGCGCCAGCATGCGGCTGTAGAGCGAAGCCGCGATGATCAGCAGCGAGATCGAGGCCGTGACATGGCCGGTCTCCACCAGCACCTTCCAGAAGCCGCGGGCATCCAGCCGCTTGCGGGCAACCGCAACCAGCAGCGCACCGGCAGCCCCCACCGCACCGGCTTCGGTGGGCGTGAACAGGCCGCCATAGATGCCGCCCAGTACCAGGGCGATCAGGCCCACCAGGGGGGCACCTTCGGCGAAGACATTGCCCGGACGCTCCCGCCGTGCGGCGGCGGCGGCGGCCTGAGCTGCCGCCAGTGGCTGCACCCGGTCGGGGCGGAAGCGGGCGAGCAGGACGATATAGACGCCGAAGACCAGGGCCATCAGCAGCCCCGGGCCGATGCCGGCCAGGAACATGTCGCCCACCGACTGTTCGGCGACGACGGCATAGAGGATCAGCAGCAGGCTGGGCGGGATCAGCATGCCCAGCACCGACGAGCCCGCGACCACGCCCACCGCGAAACGCGGCAGATAGCCGAGGCGCATCATCTCGGGCACGGCCACCTTGGTGAAGACGGCCGCGGATGCGATCGAGATGCCGGTGACCGCCGCAAAGGCGGCATTGGCGCCGACGGTCGCCACCCCCATACCGCCGCGCAGC contains:
- a CDS encoding TRAP transporter large permease is translated as MTGLEIGLLSILALLLLIWAGMHVSVALGLVSLLAIWEVRGRWSVAAAAIAQAALDSIDSYVFGVVPLFVLMGYLVGVSDLGRDAFRLADRVVGRLRGGMGVATVGANAAFAAVTGISIASAAVFTKVAVPEMMRLGYLPRFAVGVVAGSSVLGMLIPPSLLLILYAVVAEQSVGDMFLAGIGPGLLMALVFGVYIVLLARFRPDRVQPLAAAQAAAAAARRERPGNVFAEGAPLVGLIALVLGGIYGGLFTPTEAGAVGAAGALLVAVARKRLDARGFWKVLVETGHVTASISLLIIAASLYSRMLALTGVPEAMGALFADAGLGPVGFLVVYVAIAVLLGTILDSSSILLILVPLALPVVDGFGMDLIWFGVVTVIAVEIGLLTPPLGLSVFVIRSTLDDPRITLGDVFAGALPFAMLMLLVILLISLMPAIAIAPVGW